From the genome of Psychrilyobacter atlanticus DSM 19335, one region includes:
- the nagA gene encoding N-acetylglucosamine-6-phosphate deacetylase: MYALVGGRVFTGEKTVFNRAIIIDEKKIKEIVKTEDLDTLYPNIEKKDIGGNLIAPAFIDLQLNGCGGVLVNDNLSAETFKIMNETNIKYGCTLYTPTLITCEDEKIESALQVMEDIEDIESLGVLGLHIEGPYISADKKGTHREDLIRVLSDKIIKKISKSKTTILTLAPENAKAEHIKTLVNGGINVALGHTNGTYEEVIEKKPYGITLATHLYNAMSSFTHREPGAIGAVLDSEDIRTGIIVDGFHCHYASIRIAKKLLGERLYLVTDAASPAGTDMPEFMFEGKRCFHKDGQLRNEEGNLAGSVLTMDQGVRNLVEHVGVSLEEALRMASLYPAKAVKIDDRYGRIAEGYTADLVILDEKLELTDVIVKGKSRR; encoded by the coding sequence ATGTACGCATTGGTAGGAGGCAGAGTATTTACTGGAGAAAAAACTGTCTTTAACAGGGCAATTATTATAGACGAGAAAAAGATAAAAGAGATAGTTAAAACAGAGGATCTAGATACTTTATATCCAAATATAGAAAAAAAAGATATAGGTGGGAATCTTATAGCACCAGCATTTATAGATTTACAGCTTAATGGCTGTGGAGGAGTTCTTGTAAATGATAATTTATCGGCTGAAACATTTAAAATAATGAATGAAACCAATATAAAATACGGGTGTACATTATATACTCCTACCCTTATTACCTGTGAGGATGAAAAGATAGAGAGTGCTCTTCAGGTTATGGAAGATATTGAAGATATTGAAAGTTTAGGAGTTTTAGGGCTTCATATAGAGGGGCCCTATATATCTGCAGATAAAAAAGGAACTCACAGGGAAGATTTGATTAGAGTCTTATCAGATAAAATCATAAAAAAGATCTCTAAATCAAAAACAACTATTCTTACTCTGGCACCTGAAAATGCTAAGGCAGAACATATAAAAACTCTTGTAAATGGGGGGATAAATGTGGCTTTAGGACATACCAATGGTACCTATGAGGAGGTAATAGAGAAGAAACCTTATGGAATAACTTTGGCAACTCATCTATATAACGCTATGAGTTCATTTACTCACAGGGAACCAGGAGCTATAGGAGCTGTGTTGGATTCTGAAGATATTCGAACAGGGATAATAGTAGATGGATTTCACTGTCACTATGCAAGTATAAGAATAGCTAAAAAATTACTGGGAGAGAGATTATATCTTGTTACGGATGCAGCGTCTCCTGCTGGGACTGATATGCCTGAATTTATGTTTGAGGGGAAGAGATGTTTTCATAAAGATGGTCAGCTGAGAAATGAAGAGGGAAATCTGGCTGGTTCGGTACTGACTATGGATCAGGGTGTAAGGAATTTAGTAGAACATGTAGGAGTATCTTTAGAGGAAGCTCTGAGGATGGCATCTCTCTATCCTGCTAAAGCAGTGAAGATAGATGACAGGTATGGAAGAATAGCTGAGGGTTATACAGCTGATTTAGTTATTTTAGATGAAAAACTAGAATTAACAGATGTAATAGTAAAAGGAAAAAGCAGAAGATAG
- the nagB gene encoding glucosamine-6-phosphate deaminase, with protein MRVIITEKNIGDWAACYVANKILEAKPSADKPFVLGLPTGSTPLGMYKRLIQFNKDGIISFENIVTFNMDEYVGLDKEHPQSYHYFMYENFFNHIDIKEENINILDGMALDYKAECARFEEKMKAIGGVDLFLGGIGPDGHIAFNEPGSSLTSRTRDKELTADTIIANSRFFDGDINKVPKLSLTVGVGTILDAKEVLIMVNGHHKARALRQAVEEGINHMWTISALQMHEKGIIVSDEEATVELKVGTYRYFKDIESANLDSEKLIEDLYNRVK; from the coding sequence ATGAGAGTTATAATTACTGAAAAAAATATTGGTGACTGGGCAGCATGTTATGTAGCGAATAAAATATTGGAGGCAAAACCTAGTGCAGACAAACCATTTGTATTGGGATTACCCACAGGGTCTACACCTTTAGGAATGTATAAAAGGCTTATTCAGTTTAATAAAGACGGAATAATCAGTTTTGAAAATATAGTGACATTTAATATGGATGAATATGTAGGTTTAGACAAGGAACATCCACAGAGTTATCACTACTTTATGTATGAGAACTTTTTTAACCATATAGATATAAAGGAAGAAAATATCAATATTTTAGATGGGATGGCTTTAGATTATAAAGCTGAGTGTGCAAGATTTGAAGAGAAGATGAAAGCTATAGGAGGAGTGGATCTATTTTTAGGAGGAATTGGTCCAGATGGTCATATTGCATTTAATGAACCAGGATCATCACTTACTTCTAGGACGAGGGATAAGGAATTGACAGCAGATACCATCATAGCTAACTCAAGATTCTTTGATGGAGATATAAATAAGGTGCCGAAGCTGTCATTGACTGTAGGAGTAGGAACTATACTAGATGCTAAAGAAGTTTTGATCATGGTAAATGGTCATCATAAAGCTCGTGCACTGCGTCAGGCTGTAGAAGAAGGAATCAATCATATGTGGACAATTTCAGCTCTTCAGATGCATGAAAAAGGTATCATAGTATCAGATGAAGAGGCTACAGTAGAATTAAAAGTAGGGACTTATAGATATTTTAAAGATATCGAAAGTGCAAATTTAGATTCGGAGAAATTAATTGAAGATTTATACAATAGAGTAAAATAA
- a CDS encoding zinc-ribbon domain-containing protein: MNELTKCPNCGGDIIKNNGTGERYCGDCKKRFVKRALCEVCGEELEKLSSCGAQQFFCNRCKVLKSKKELDYFFREAKDEEKN; the protein is encoded by the coding sequence ATGAATGAATTAACAAAATGCCCAAATTGTGGTGGAGATATAATTAAAAATAATGGAACAGGGGAACGTTATTGTGGAGACTGTAAAAAAAGGTTTGTAAAAAGAGCACTTTGTGAAGTGTGTGGAGAGGAGTTAGAAAAATTGTCTTCTTGCGGGGCACAACAGTTTTTTTGCAATAGATGTAAAGTTTTAAAGTCTAAAAAAGAGCTAGATTATTTTTTTAGAGAAGCAAAGGATGAAGAAAAAAATTAA
- a CDS encoding GNAT family N-acetyltransferase, whose translation MYQGKLVRLREYRKEDIEKAKEFLNDFEVRKNLQPAIPYPYTLEDEEKWYSGISAVKDTYTFALETLEGKYIGGCGVNSIDWKNSKVEIGIFIGDKEYWSKGYGSDAINTLVKFVFEEMNVNKIALCVYSFNERAIKCYEKCGFTQEGVLREELFREGKYHDEILMSMLKKEYYK comes from the coding sequence ATGTATCAAGGTAAGTTAGTACGATTGAGGGAATATCGAAAGGAAGACATAGAAAAAGCTAAGGAATTTTTAAATGACTTTGAGGTAAGGAAAAATTTGCAGCCTGCAATACCTTATCCATATACATTGGAAGATGAGGAGAAATGGTACAGCGGTATCAGCGCTGTAAAAGACACTTATACATTTGCTTTAGAGACTTTGGAGGGGAAGTATATTGGTGGATGCGGGGTAAACAGTATCGACTGGAAAAATAGTAAAGTAGAGATTGGAATATTTATAGGAGATAAGGAATATTGGAGTAAGGGGTACGGAAGTGACGCAATAAATACCTTGGTTAAATTTGTCTTTGAGGAGATGAATGTCAATAAGATAGCTCTCTGTGTCTACTCTTTCAACGAAAGAGCCATTAAATGTTATGAAAAATGTGGTTTTACCCAGGAAGGTGTTCTAAGGGAGGAACTTTTCAGAGAGGGGAAGTATCACGATGAAATATTGATGAGTATGTTGAAAAAGGAGTACTATAAATAA
- a CDS encoding DUF805 domain-containing protein yields MNYYFDVFKRWRDYEGFTTRKGYWMFTLISCIIFLAISVVDNFLYGDQHFLKSLYILFIWTPVIALHCRRLHDVGKSGWWQAIGLIPIVGPIWVLIQLARPGFVVGEYED; encoded by the coding sequence ATGAACTATTATTTTGATGTTTTTAAACGTTGGAGAGATTACGAAGGGTTTACAACGAGGAAAGGATATTGGATGTTTACCTTGATTAGTTGTATTATATTTTTAGCAATATCCGTTGTGGATAATTTCCTGTATGGTGATCAACACTTTTTAAAGAGTCTATATATATTGTTTATTTGGACTCCTGTAATAGCACTTCATTGTAGAAGGTTACATGATGTCGGTAAAAGCGGTTGGTGGCAAGCTATAGGATTGATACCTATAGTGGGGCCTATATGGGTTTTGATACAATTGGCAAGACCTGGGTTTGTAGTAGGGGAATATGAAGATTAA